One stretch of Saccharopolyspora erythraea DNA includes these proteins:
- a CDS encoding Gfo/Idh/MocA family protein, which produces MFSLGIVGAGQFAGQFAKLWRLHPGVGDIVATDLLPERAAQLAADYDLAGTAPSFEALLDSDVDAVAIFTQRWTHGPLVVQALRAGKHVYSAVPMAVTEQEIAEIIDAVRETGLTYMMGETSHYNPATVYARDQVAGGTFGRLFYAEGDYVHDMDLGFYEAYQYSGGENWKATASYPPLLYPTHSVGGVLGAWQTHAVSVSAIGVPDDRGDGVFDKEISQFDNDFSNATALFEVACGGSFRTNEFRRVGYPSHIRESRFRFFGTDGSFEQLATVSLWQDRNGVEDVTERLQPLSELSADDPSLAHVAPALRDAFTSGSAPVHDRSRLPVEFSHVSNGHEGSHHFLADDFVTAVNTGALPPVNAWVAARYTLPGIVAHQSALEDGARLAIPDFGNPPEA; this is translated from the coding sequence GTGTTCTCTCTCGGCATCGTCGGGGCCGGGCAGTTCGCCGGGCAGTTCGCCAAGCTCTGGCGGCTGCACCCCGGCGTCGGTGACATCGTGGCGACCGACCTGCTCCCGGAGCGGGCCGCGCAGCTCGCCGCCGACTACGACCTCGCCGGCACCGCGCCCTCGTTCGAGGCCCTGCTCGACTCCGACGTCGACGCGGTCGCCATCTTCACCCAGCGCTGGACGCACGGGCCGCTGGTCGTCCAGGCCCTGCGCGCGGGCAAGCACGTCTACTCGGCCGTGCCGATGGCGGTGACCGAGCAGGAGATCGCGGAGATCATCGACGCGGTGCGGGAGACCGGGCTGACCTACATGATGGGCGAGACCAGCCACTACAACCCGGCCACCGTCTACGCTCGCGACCAGGTCGCCGGCGGCACGTTCGGCCGGCTCTTCTACGCCGAGGGCGACTACGTCCACGACATGGATCTCGGCTTCTACGAGGCATACCAGTACAGCGGCGGTGAGAACTGGAAGGCCACCGCCAGCTACCCGCCGCTGCTCTATCCGACGCACTCGGTGGGCGGAGTGCTCGGCGCGTGGCAGACGCACGCGGTGAGCGTGTCGGCCATCGGCGTCCCCGACGACCGCGGCGACGGCGTCTTCGACAAGGAGATCAGCCAGTTCGACAACGACTTCTCCAACGCCACCGCCCTGTTCGAGGTGGCCTGCGGCGGATCGTTCCGGACCAACGAGTTCCGGCGGGTCGGCTACCCCTCGCACATCCGCGAGTCGCGGTTCCGGTTCTTCGGCACCGACGGCAGCTTCGAACAGCTCGCGACCGTGAGCCTCTGGCAGGACCGCAACGGTGTCGAGGACGTCACCGAGCGCCTCCAGCCGCTCTCGGAGCTCTCCGCCGACGACCCGTCGCTGGCGCACGTCGCACCCGCGCTGCGCGACGCCTTCACCTCCGGCTCGGCGCCCGTGCACGACCGGTCGCGGTTGCCGGTGGAGTTCTCCCACGTCTCCAACGGCCACGAGGGCAGCCACCACTTCCTGGCCGACGACTTCGTGACCGCGGTCAACACCGGCGCACTGCCTCCGGTCAACGCCTGGGTCGCCGCCCGCTACACGTTGCCCGGGATCGTCGCGCACCAGTCGGCGCTCGAGGACGGGGCCCGGCTGGCGATCCCCGACTTCGGGAATCCGCCCGAAGCATGA
- a CDS encoding alpha-galactosidase — MTNFQIVHLGTDEVSLVVDARGSGLPVVVHWGASLGEPDQNALENLVRATARPVAHNALDEPVPFSLLAQPGLGHPGRPGLSGHRGGQAWSPLFCLSDVTRHGRSVLFEAVDKQAALTLFTEIELTDSGVLRQRHRLRNDAAEEYTVDALEVSLPVPARAGELLDFTGRHCRERAPQRHPFAFGSWVRENRRGRTGHDASLQLVAGTPGFGFAHGEVWAAHVAWSGNHVTYAERLVEGPSVLGGGELLLPGEVVLPAGEEYASPWFYAAYSPRGLDGISAGFHHWLRSRPEHPRSSRPVVLNTWEAVYFDHELDRLRELADVAARVGVERFVLDDGWFRHRRDDQAGLGDWYVDEQVWPEGLHPLVDHVRGQGMEFGLWVEPEMINPDSDLYRAHPDWVLAPGTGELPPPSRYQQVLDLAIPDAYTHILERLDALLTEYAIGYLKWDHNRDLVAAGHAGRPGVRAQTLALYRLLDELRSRHPGVEIESCSSGGGRIDLEVLRRTDRVWTSDCNDALERQSIQRWTGQLLPPELMGTHVGPPRAHTTGRTHDLSFRVATALFGHFGIEWDIASATEQEQAGLAAAIELHKDLRALLHSGHVVRVDHPDPSAYLHGVVAQDRAEALFCYAQLATSTSAVAPPLRLPGLEPDRDYRVEVVDPVGSARLAQRAAQEWWAAGEIVLTGRALAEVGLQPPVLEPEQALLLRITSNEAG; from the coding sequence ATGACGAACTTCCAGATCGTGCACCTGGGCACCGACGAGGTGAGCCTGGTCGTCGACGCACGCGGCAGCGGCCTTCCGGTGGTCGTGCACTGGGGCGCCTCGCTGGGCGAACCCGACCAGAACGCCCTGGAGAACCTGGTGCGGGCGACCGCGCGGCCGGTGGCGCACAACGCGCTGGACGAGCCGGTGCCCTTCTCCCTGCTCGCCCAGCCCGGTCTCGGGCACCCGGGGCGTCCGGGTCTCAGCGGGCACCGCGGCGGTCAGGCGTGGTCTCCACTGTTCTGCCTGTCCGACGTCACCCGCCACGGCCGCTCGGTGCTGTTCGAGGCCGTGGACAAGCAGGCCGCGCTGACCCTGTTCACCGAGATCGAGCTGACCGACTCCGGTGTGCTGCGCCAGCGCCACCGGCTCCGCAACGATGCCGCCGAAGAGTACACAGTGGATGCTTTGGAGGTGTCGCTTCCGGTGCCCGCCCGCGCGGGCGAGCTGCTGGACTTCACCGGCAGGCACTGCCGGGAGCGCGCACCGCAACGGCACCCGTTCGCCTTCGGCTCATGGGTGCGGGAGAACCGGCGCGGGCGCACCGGGCACGACGCGAGCCTGCAGCTCGTGGCCGGGACACCGGGATTCGGTTTCGCCCACGGCGAGGTGTGGGCAGCGCATGTGGCGTGGAGCGGAAACCACGTCACCTACGCCGAGCGGCTGGTGGAGGGGCCCAGCGTGCTCGGCGGCGGAGAGCTCCTGCTTCCGGGCGAGGTCGTACTGCCCGCGGGGGAGGAGTACGCCTCTCCCTGGTTCTACGCCGCCTACAGCCCGCGCGGACTGGACGGGATCAGCGCCGGTTTCCACCACTGGCTGCGCTCGCGGCCCGAGCATCCCCGCTCCAGCCGCCCGGTCGTGCTCAACACCTGGGAAGCGGTCTACTTCGACCACGAACTCGACCGGCTGCGCGAGCTGGCCGACGTGGCCGCCCGAGTGGGCGTGGAGAGGTTCGTGCTCGACGACGGCTGGTTCCGCCACCGCCGGGACGACCAAGCGGGCCTCGGCGACTGGTACGTCGACGAGCAGGTGTGGCCGGAGGGGCTGCACCCGCTGGTCGATCACGTGCGCGGCCAGGGCATGGAGTTCGGGCTGTGGGTGGAACCGGAGATGATCAACCCGGATTCGGACCTGTACCGGGCGCATCCGGACTGGGTGCTGGCCCCGGGCACCGGCGAGCTGCCCCCGCCGTCGCGGTACCAGCAGGTACTCGACCTGGCCATCCCGGACGCCTACACCCACATCCTCGAACGCCTCGACGCGCTGCTCACCGAGTACGCCATCGGATACCTGAAGTGGGACCACAACCGCGACCTGGTCGCGGCCGGTCACGCCGGCCGTCCGGGCGTGCGCGCCCAGACCCTGGCCCTGTACCGGCTGCTCGACGAACTGCGCTCGCGCCATCCGGGAGTGGAGATCGAGAGCTGCTCGTCGGGCGGCGGCCGGATCGACCTCGAAGTCCTGCGGCGCACCGACCGGGTCTGGACCAGCGACTGCAACGACGCGCTGGAGCGGCAGTCGATCCAGCGCTGGACCGGTCAGCTGCTCCCGCCGGAGCTGATGGGCACCCACGTCGGCCCGCCCCGCGCGCACACCACCGGCCGCACCCACGACCTCTCGTTCCGGGTCGCCACCGCGCTGTTCGGCCACTTCGGCATCGAATGGGACATCGCCTCGGCCACCGAGCAGGAGCAGGCCGGCCTCGCCGCGGCGATCGAGCTCCACAAGGATCTCCGCGCTCTGCTGCACAGCGGGCACGTGGTCCGGGTGGACCACCCGGACCCGTCGGCGTACCTGCACGGCGTCGTCGCGCAGGACCGGGCCGAAGCGCTGTTCTGCTACGCGCAGCTGGCGACCTCCACCTCGGCAGTCGCACCGCCGTTGCGGCTGCCGGGCCTGGAACCCGACCGCGACTACCGGGTCGAGGTGGTGGACCCCGTGGGCAGCGCCCGTCTCGCCCAGCGCGCGGCGCAGGAGTGGTGGGCAGCCGGCGAGATCGTGCTGACCGGCAGGGCACTCGCCGAGGTCGGGCTCCAGCCGCCGGTGCTGGAACCGGAACAAGCCCTCCTGCTGCGCATCACTTCGAACGAGGCTGGCTGA
- a CDS encoding ABC transporter ATP-binding protein has translation MATITYNEASRVYPGSERPAVDALDLDIADGEFLVLVGPSGCGKSTSLRMLAGLEDVDSGAISIGDRDVTHLSPKDRDIAMVFQNYALYPHMTVAQNMGFALKIARRPKDEIDKRVAEAAKLLDLEPYLDRKPKALSGGQRQRVAMGRAIVREPRVFLMDEPLSNLDAKLRVSTRTQIAALQRRLEVTTVYVTHDQVEAMTMGDRVAVLDQGLLQQCTSPRELYERPANVFVAGFIGSPGMNLLDARMVDGGVDVCGTRLPVARDVSAESPEVTVGFRPEALEIVASGEPGFDVTVTLVEELGSEAYVYATLSGHYATHGDVDIIARIDPRRAPAKGEQIRLGVRPDGIHLFSSATGQRLAA, from the coding sequence ATGGCAACGATCACCTACAACGAGGCGTCCCGCGTGTACCCGGGCTCAGAGCGTCCTGCCGTGGACGCGTTGGATCTGGACATCGCCGACGGCGAGTTCCTCGTCCTGGTCGGGCCCTCGGGCTGCGGCAAATCCACGAGCCTGCGGATGCTGGCCGGGTTGGAGGATGTCGATTCGGGTGCGATCAGCATCGGCGACCGAGACGTCACCCACTTGTCGCCGAAGGACCGCGACATCGCGATGGTGTTCCAGAACTACGCCCTGTACCCGCACATGACCGTGGCGCAGAACATGGGCTTCGCGCTCAAGATCGCCAGGCGGCCGAAGGACGAGATCGACAAGCGGGTGGCCGAAGCCGCCAAGCTGCTCGACCTGGAGCCCTACCTCGACCGCAAGCCCAAGGCGCTGTCGGGTGGTCAGCGGCAGCGCGTGGCGATGGGCCGGGCGATCGTGCGTGAACCGCGGGTGTTCTTGATGGACGAGCCGCTGTCCAATCTGGACGCCAAGCTGCGCGTGTCGACCCGCACCCAGATCGCCGCGCTGCAGAGGCGATTGGAGGTCACGACGGTCTACGTCACCCACGACCAGGTCGAGGCCATGACGATGGGCGACCGCGTCGCGGTGCTCGACCAGGGGCTGTTGCAGCAGTGCACCAGTCCGCGCGAGCTGTACGAGCGGCCGGCGAACGTGTTCGTGGCAGGCTTCATCGGATCTCCCGGGATGAACCTGCTCGACGCGCGCATGGTCGACGGCGGCGTCGACGTCTGCGGTACGCGACTGCCGGTCGCCAGAGACGTCTCGGCGGAGAGCCCGGAGGTGACGGTGGGTTTCCGTCCCGAAGCCCTGGAGATCGTCGCGTCGGGAGAACCTGGATTCGACGTCACGGTGACACTCGTCGAGGAACTCGGCTCGGAAGCCTACGTCTACGCAACGCTGTCAGGCCACTACGCGACGCACGGCGACGTGGACATCATCGCCCGCATCGACCCCCGCCGGGCACCGGCCAAGGGGGAGCAGATCCGGCTCGGCGTCCGGCCGGACGGAATCCACCTGTTCTCCAGCGCCACCGGACAACGCCTGGCGGCGTGA
- a CDS encoding ABC transporter substrate-binding protein, which translates to MRIGRALSVLGTAVLPLVLTGCVGAGTTEGAYGAEGMVRYAMWDADQLPAYQECEQVFERKHPHIQITIEQTGYDDYWNNLMNALVAGTAPDAFANHASKYPQLAKLDQLEPLNGLIQRDQVRTDQYLPGLAEAWVGPDGSRYGLPKDFDTVALVYNRKMARAAGLSDQDMSHLTWNPQDGGTFEKAIARMTVDDKGVRGDQPGFDKNHVKTHGLGLDDTTGEAHGQTQWSHYAVTNGWQHLDRNPWGTHYNLDDPRFVETIQWWRSLIDKGYLPTVEQAKSGIGMTEQFAAESHAMATDGSWTAKSYHELDGVDTALAPLPTGPNGKRASMLNGLADSVWAGSKKKEAAWQWVKFLGSAECQNIVAKHAVVLPAIPESLEIAKGRFAEQGIDLKAFTDHVDNGTTFQYPITDHAADIEKIMEPAMDSVMLGKTQAGPTLRDANEQVNELFQH; encoded by the coding sequence ATGAGAATCGGGAGAGCACTGAGCGTGCTGGGGACCGCGGTGCTGCCGCTGGTGCTGACCGGCTGTGTGGGCGCGGGCACCACCGAAGGCGCCTACGGCGCAGAGGGCATGGTCCGCTACGCCATGTGGGATGCCGATCAGCTGCCTGCTTACCAGGAGTGCGAGCAGGTCTTCGAGCGCAAGCATCCGCACATCCAGATCACGATCGAGCAGACCGGCTACGACGACTACTGGAACAACCTGATGAACGCGCTGGTCGCCGGAACCGCTCCGGACGCCTTCGCCAACCATGCGTCGAAGTATCCGCAGTTGGCCAAGCTCGACCAGCTGGAGCCGCTCAACGGTCTGATCCAGCGCGACCAGGTACGCACCGACCAGTACCTGCCGGGACTGGCCGAGGCGTGGGTCGGACCGGACGGCTCGCGCTACGGGCTGCCGAAGGACTTCGACACCGTCGCCCTCGTCTACAACCGGAAGATGGCGCGGGCGGCTGGGCTGTCCGATCAGGACATGTCCCACCTCACCTGGAATCCCCAGGACGGTGGGACTTTCGAGAAGGCCATCGCCAGGATGACGGTGGATGACAAGGGCGTGCGCGGGGACCAGCCGGGATTCGACAAGAACCACGTCAAGACCCATGGACTGGGACTCGACGACACAACCGGCGAGGCGCACGGCCAGACGCAGTGGAGCCACTACGCGGTGACCAACGGCTGGCAGCACCTCGACCGGAATCCGTGGGGCACCCACTACAACCTCGACGACCCGCGGTTCGTCGAAACCATCCAGTGGTGGCGCAGCCTCATCGACAAGGGCTACCTGCCCACCGTGGAGCAAGCCAAGTCCGGCATCGGCATGACCGAGCAGTTCGCCGCTGAATCGCACGCCATGGCCACCGACGGCTCCTGGACCGCCAAGTCCTACCACGAACTCGACGGGGTCGACACCGCGCTCGCGCCGCTGCCGACCGGCCCCAACGGCAAGCGCGCCAGCATGCTCAACGGCCTCGCCGACTCGGTGTGGGCCGGCAGCAAGAAGAAGGAAGCGGCCTGGCAGTGGGTGAAGTTCCTCGGCTCGGCCGAGTGCCAGAACATCGTCGCCAAGCACGCGGTCGTCCTGCCGGCGATCCCGGAGTCGCTGGAGATCGCCAAGGGCAGGTTCGCCGAACAGGGCATCGACCTCAAGGCCTTCACCGACCACGTGGACAACGGCACCACGTTCCAGTATCCGATCACCGACCACGCGGCGGACATCGAGAAGATCATGGAACCCGCCATGGACTCGGTGATGCTGGGCAAGACCCAGGCAGGGCCAACGCTGCGCGACGCCAACGAGCAAGTCAACGAGCTGTTCCAGCACTGA
- a CDS encoding helix-turn-helix domain-containing protein gives MGTAHQHDDLEINLVDEGGSMVYLFGGAPVEVGPGCLAAFWAAVPHQLVANSATHAHWINVPFATFLGWGLPDSLVTRLLSGAPLVSAAVGTDPANFVQWSDDLTGAEPERHRITMLEVEARLRRLALASLAEPERQYTGGDPALRQVVAMVRHIAEHFREPVTVADVAGAARLHPNYAMAQFRRVVRTTVGDYLAQCRLAEARRLLVTTGMPISNLAAAAGFGSVSRFYTAFSAACGTSPARFRREHRGLVAPRNGHS, from the coding sequence ATGGGCACCGCGCACCAGCACGACGACCTGGAGATCAACCTGGTCGACGAGGGCGGCTCGATGGTCTACCTGTTCGGCGGTGCGCCGGTGGAGGTCGGACCGGGCTGCCTGGCGGCGTTCTGGGCCGCGGTACCGCACCAGCTGGTGGCGAACTCGGCGACCCACGCGCACTGGATCAACGTGCCGTTCGCGACCTTCCTGGGCTGGGGCCTGCCCGACTCCCTGGTCACCCGCCTGCTGTCGGGCGCGCCGCTGGTGTCGGCAGCGGTCGGCACCGATCCGGCGAACTTCGTCCAGTGGTCCGACGATCTCACCGGTGCCGAGCCCGAACGCCACCGGATCACGATGCTCGAGGTCGAGGCCAGGCTCCGCCGCCTGGCGCTGGCCAGCCTGGCCGAGCCCGAGCGCCAGTACACCGGAGGCGACCCAGCGCTGCGCCAGGTCGTGGCGATGGTGCGCCACATCGCCGAGCACTTCCGCGAGCCCGTCACCGTCGCCGACGTCGCCGGCGCCGCCCGGCTGCACCCGAACTACGCGATGGCCCAGTTCCGCCGGGTCGTACGCACCACCGTCGGCGACTACCTCGCGCAGTGCCGTCTAGCCGAGGCGCGCCGGTTGCTGGTCACCACCGGCATGCCGATCAGCAACCTGGCCGCCGCCGCGGGTTTCGGCTCGGTCAGCCGGTTCTACACGGCGTTCTCCGCCGCCTGCGGCACATCACCGGCGCGCTTCCGACGCGAACACCGGGGCCTCGTGGCGCCGCGCAACGGCCACTCGTGA